TACCCAGTTTAATATCCCAACTAATTATATTGTTCATTTTAATatacaaactttttaaaattgtgtcccttttaataaccaaaaattatttttaaaatactgataactttcaaacaaaattttaaaaaccttcaaatttacaaaacaatCTCAGAAAATTCGAAttttatttaggatttaggaaaAGAAGGTAATAAGTTaggaaaaattttaaaattaagttttaaggcaaataaataaatttgtttttctatttcagaaaacaaactaaaactcaatacttaaaatttaaaatttttatttcaaaatttaaggttatacacattttagttacttttattctcaacagaaaaaaataattagaattttctgagatgttttgtaaaatttagagattttttaaaatttcgtttgaaaattattagtatttgtaaattaaaataaaaaaaatttggatattaaatagacttagttttaaaagtttgtatattaaaatgagcaaaataattaattgggGTATTAAACTAGACATCATCAAAAAGGTTTAGGTATTTAAAAGCTAAAAAAATTTAGTTGCGGGTATTTAAACTAAACAGCGAAAAAGTTTAGGTATTTAAAAGCTTAACAAATTTAGTTGagatatttttatagaattttcccTTATATGTATTACTTGTAttggataaaattaaaaaccattcGGGTTGACTACTATTTTATCGATTAATAGgattcaatatttatattaattaatcttttaaacataaaatctaattataaagttttttaatgATTTCGTtgcatctatctttaaaaaaatatatcaactaAGTCAGATATATCAATTCACTGTTCGTAAAATCTTTAACTATCTTAATAACTTAACATAACAAACCCCTAATTAATTAAAggtatcatatttataaaaatatcaatatacttGCTAATCACAGATTTATAGGATCGATTTATTACAACATCTTTAGTATATTCCAAACTTTAAATACTTATCATGATGtgaaaaaatttaaacacaaaatatttacaaaatattcctaacatttagtatattttttattctacaCGACTTGCAAATcaagttttcaaataattagTTTAGATTTTACTATCATCTATGTCTCACTTATAGAACTATATACAATTCATTCTACGTTGAAGAACAACATTCACAtccagataaaaaaaaatgtcgaGTAATGCAAGTTTCACACCTCTCAAAAACGTGAATCCATTTAAGATGAAATAGTGATCTCAAGTCAAATTGCTTCATTCCTGACAACAAAACACCTCATTCGGTGGGAGAGatttttcaaatgatttttGCTGATGAATATGTaagttttgaaaaatcaaatatattcttttaggttttttgtttatcaaaaccaaaatactaaaaacatattttgtagGTAATTAAAACTACAAAAGAACTGTCCAATATCGGTCAACAAACCATCgtaaaatatgtattaaatcagcatagaatatatattaacaacatcacatttatataaaatataataaaaattaaacattgcAAACCGAAAAAGaatacccgcacgggcgtgcggggtCAAAAGTCTAGTGTAGTGttatgtttgattttttcagttataaaaaaatactagatcatgatccgcgcgaccgcgcggattttattttttatttttaacatataatatatattctataatagttgATTACAATTAGGAATTTGTCCTTTTCACATAatgtggttttatataattttgagtttgtctaaaatatattgtttaagaacaatgttaaaactgttttttaataatttttcattggtgtattagagatatacagtaaaactctataaattaataatgttgggactatacccaaaactataattttttattaatttatagagattattaattcatcgagatactaattgaaccaaaaactcgatttgagactatgaaattatactaatttatagagatattaatttatatattattaatttaaagatgttatgTTGTAACTGTATAgtgaaaacactaatataatatcaaccaatacgatttggttttgacattatgtttttgggatttttttctaaaagttttgtgaatgtccaatgatgaatacgaagacaagtacttgtacacacattttagtgggataaaatgaatattttctaacctattaagtcagatataataaatacaaattcTCTTGACATCGAGATTTTATgtatagtagaataaacttggagaagagggttttccatattcatgatttttcaaatctgacaatttgattgtgaatatttgattgtaaccgatATTTTAGGCATAGTAGActcaacttggtgaagaggttttccaataatcgtttttttttaagtataaattgatgtttctgttattgaaGTAAGTTAGTgtatattcaaagaaaacctcgattatttgaacatctatgaaaatatattctgatatctttattattgagtttcaaaaattctgtatcaagctatttaaaattttaagattcatcagtatttgattccaaataattttttaattaaaaagggttttgtgtttaagataattatagtttaatgaTGGGAGGAAACATGTTCttaagttatttggttaattgaatcaattgtTTAGGAAATAACCAGACCAAAATagtcaaaattgtataatgacTGGCTAAGGATTCGtgtaaaaaaaagattcatgtaatatttgtatatttttgtcaacctactcagtttaagtttgtataagttgatgacaaaaaaaaaaggattagcgtaatatttgtatttttttgtcaacctactcgtgtaatatttatatttttaataacatgtgtaatatttatttttgtttctatctatttatatttttatttttaagaacttagactcgtgttatatttatattggagacatttattgtattcatttgactataataaaggagagggattattatatttttactatgatataatataaatatgataatgtgattatactctaacgaaaagaacatatattttgtttaatagatgcatagacatagatcttatagtggagttaaatgatagatagttgatattaaactctttaaggaaatatttaaatgaaaggttagattaaaaataataatatgatgtccaatttaaaaatccacctagaagaagttataatgtttctgttttaataagatagattaaatTCGTTGAAATTGTAAAACCAATAAAAAACAGTACATAGACTTTGAAAAGATATGCTAAAAAGTCATTTTCAcaatcttttacaattttttttatattcaaccAAATAAATTGACAGATTTGGTTGTCGACTTTCGCTTGTTTTCTTGTAATATTGCGTTGCTAACTTCAAAATCCAAATCATAACCACACACACTAGTTTGGACTGCAATGCAGTCAAGTTCATCAAAACCAGTATATGAACATTATCCTAAAAGAAAGTCTTAAAGTtctttgtccaaaaaaaagCTCTTTGGCCAAAAAAAAGTCTTAAAGTTTATTTTGAGATGTGCAAACCACAATAAGCAATTTAAATACCAACGAATCCATAGCCAGTGAATCAACAAAGCTTCTGGAATATGAATAAAAAAGGTTTAATCTGTTAAGGTAACAATTCAGTACCTACAAATCAACAAACTGATCATTAAAACTCAACCAAATTTGATCACAACAGTTAGTTCATGATCATCAATCATAATGAATAACTCAATCTTTTTTATTATCACCCCAAGGAGAACAAATCTTTTCCAGCCCCTTTCCAAGAGAGCATCCGAATCCAGCTCTCTCCTTCTCCGGTGAGACAGACCGAGAACGCTTAGGAGAATCGGAACCGTCAGTCTCGTTCTTCTTGGTATGAATGGTGTTGATGACAGCCTCTATCTCTTCCTTGGCTCTCTCGAAAACATTGGGAGCTCTCACTTCATCCACATGCGTGTTCTCATCGATATCATCACTCCTTCCATGAGTTTctttgtgatgatgatgatggggaTGAGGTTTCTCCTTGGAATGGAACAGAGATTTTATTTCCTCCTTGGCCTTTCTCATCATATTCGGTTTCTTAGTTTCATCTTCTGTATAAACCATGTGAAAAACAGAACAAGAATCAAGAACCAACACACATAACACATAAACTAGTCAAACTTTGTTGTTACTGATGATACAACAATATTTCAGCAATGGGTAGAGAAAAATCGAACCTGGTTTCTCGGATTTAAATTCCATTTTATCAGAATCGtccctgaaaaaaaaacaggaattATAACACATGAGGAAACTTATTGTACACGCTAGCTGATGCTAACGTAAGAAATGCATAATCAAAGCATTAGACAGagataaataaaacaaacttgGAACTCTTGTGTTGATGAATAGCCCCAACAACTGCGTCGAACTCCTCTTTGGCTCGTTCAAACATGTTTGGCGCTTTGACTTTGCTCTCATCAATCTCACCACCATGTATCTTCTGCATGTCCGAACGATGTTCATCATCTAACACACAAACacaaatacaattttaaaacaaaaaaaatatatattttagaaatcatacaTCGACTTAAAAACTAATTAAGAAGGAGGTTCATCCATCGACTCGATAAGAGCAAGAATAAATCAACTAATGAGCGAGATTCATCGCGAATGGGAAAGAACATAAACCCTCCTGAAGAATTTACCAGAAACTGTGTTGGTACCAGTCATCTTCTTGCTTGGAtgacaagaaaatataaaatcgAGTGGATTTAGGATTCTTTTAGGGTTTTTCCTCTGAGAGTCGATTGGAATATCCGCTGAAAGGAATTTGCAGCATCTCCAGAAAGCATCATCTTCTTATTTGAAGACAACAACCTGTAATAAGAGAGCCAGACTGGATTACCAAATTATTGGGTCCCACACTTGAAATGGTTTAATGCCAATTATACAAGTAATTAATTCCTCTCATTTACTAATTTGTACCGCCACATAACCATCTTCTTATGCACATCAATTCATACCAAAACGTATGGGCCTTTACAAGTGAGAATGGGTCTAACACTTACGTGAAAAAGAATTATCAAATATCATTAACTCtctaagggcatctccaacccaactctattttttcctctaaaatgAAGTGAAAATGAATATGAAGTAAGAaatgctccaacccaactccatatcCCACTCCATAATGaaatttactccataaatggagtaatccattttttgtttattcattactccattatggagtggaaaatggtgttgggttggagcatttttactctatattcatttttactctattttggaataaaatatGGAGTTTTACATTAGAGATGCTACAACAGCACAAATTCTTTCGTACATGCCGGTGTTTTAATGATTCTGCTTTTTGATTTGCCAAAAAGCGGgcctatatttattttgtatacaATATACATCCTTCACATCGTATAAAGGCTATTTTGACTCctcgattttttaaaaataagatgtCTTTtagtgaaaaataaatttaagaatATAGGCTATTTTAACTCCTCAACAGTAATTCATTTAGACCGACCACTGTGTATTTAAAtctcctccaagttgctaaaaaatacaaaaaataaaaaatctcatCCTCGTACGACGTATGATTAGAATTTAGACCAGTAAAGTCAAAACACACGGAAAAAACATGAATCACGTGCGTATTACGTTGAGCATGGTCCTCACAAGATATTTTGAAGGAAGGAAGGGAAGTCACGTGGCAAACGACCTTTACCGCTCACCCAACGAGCACGCGTAGCTCTCACGCTTGGTCACCCATTTCTCCCTCATAGCCAAtcctaaattaattaattttttcttttcgtttttctttaatgttttttcACTCCACGCGTGATGTACATTCAAATACCAAAGTCAAACcgaaaataaaccaaataacCGATATGCATCATTCATTCACACgtaattaacataaaattgaaGTTCAATATCTCATCTCATTTGATTGAAA
This genomic stretch from Raphanus sativus cultivar WK10039 chromosome 3, ASM80110v3, whole genome shotgun sequence harbors:
- the LOC130509270 gene encoding uncharacterized protein LOC130509270 gives rise to the protein MTGTNTVSDDEHRSDMQKIHGGEIDESKVKAPNMFERAKEEFDAVVGAIHQHKSSKDDSDKMEFKSEKPEDETKKPNMMRKAKEEIKSLFHSKEKPHPHHHHHKETHGRSDDIDENTHVDEVRAPNVFERAKEEIEAVINTIHTKKNETDGSDSPKRSRSVSPEKERAGFGCSLGKGLEKICSPWGDNKKD